In one Candidatus Woesearchaeota archaeon B3_Woes genomic region, the following are encoded:
- a CDS encoding aminotransferase DegT — protein MKDSKIPVAEPDLNGNELDYVTDCIKSSWVSSKGEYIKKFEDAFSKYCNVKHSISTSNGTAALHLALIALGIKEGDEVIVPNLTFIASANTVKYCNAKPVFVDVDKETWNIDANKIEEKITNKTKAIMPVHLYGSPCDMDKIMEIAKKHNLFVIEDCAEAHGAEYKGKKVGGFGNVACFSFFGNKIITTGEGGMCITNNNKLAEKMKILKDHGMSNTKRYWHPLVGYNYRMTNIQAAIGLAQLERIEDFIEIRRKNAQLYDSLLKNVKGIRLSIEKENTKNVYWMYSILLENREEVMERLKEDGVDTRPFFYPINTMPPYKNDEKFPISKELSKKGLNLPSSTLLDEKDIKRIVETIKRV, from the coding sequence ATGAAAGATTCTAAAATTCCGGTTGCTGAACCTGATTTGAATGGAAATGAATTAGATTATGTGACTGATTGTATAAAAAGCAGTTGGGTTTCATCTAAAGGAGAATATATTAAAAAATTTGAAGATGCTTTCAGTAAATATTGTAATGTAAAACATAGTATTTCTACTTCGAATGGAACTGCCGCTTTACATCTCGCTTTAATTGCTCTCGGAATTAAAGAAGGGGATGAAGTTATTGTTCCTAATTTAACTTTTATCGCTAGTGCAAATACAGTTAAATATTGTAATGCAAAACCTGTTTTTGTTGATGTTGATAAAGAAACGTGGAATATAGATGCTAATAAAATTGAAGAAAAGATTACCAATAAAACAAAAGCAATAATGCCAGTTCACCTTTATGGAAGTCCATGTGATATGGATAAAATAATGGAAATTGCAAAAAAACATAATTTATTTGTTATAGAAGATTGTGCTGAAGCTCATGGTGCAGAATATAAAGGGAAAAAAGTTGGTGGTTTTGGTAATGTTGCTTGTTTTAGTTTTTTTGGAAATAAAATAATCACAACAGGGGAAGGAGGTATGTGTATAACTAATAATAATAAGCTTGCTGAAAAGATGAAAATTTTAAAAGATCATGGAATGAGCAATACTAAAAGATACTGGCATCCTCTTGTAGGTTATAATTATAGAATGACTAACATACAAGCAGCTATAGGTTTAGCTCAGTTAGAAAGAATTGAAGATTTTATTGAAATAAGAAGAAAGAATGCTCAGTTATATGATTCTTTATTAAAAAATGTAAAAGGCATAAGATTATCAATTGAAAAAGAAAACACAAAGAATGTTTATTGGATGTATTCTATCTTATTAGAAAACAGGGAAGAAGTGATGGAAAGACTCAAAGAAGATGGGGTTGACACCAGACCTTTTTTTTATCCTATTAATACTATGCCTCCATATAAAAATGATGAAAAGTTTCCTATTTCAAAAGAATTAAGTAAAAAAGGATTAAATTTACCTTCTTCTACATTATTAGATGAAAAAGATATAAAAAGAATTGTTGAAACAATAAAGAGGGTGTGA
- a CDS encoding 4-phosphopantetheinyl transferase, giving the protein MNIVGIDIEDISRFKKIPFDRNKSFYNKIFTNKEIEYCKKKSNPSQHFAVRFCAKEAFIKAINEKINDYKLIEVLIKGNKPFIKWKNVNSSLSLSHDKDKAIACVLIEKN; this is encoded by the coding sequence ATGAATATAGTAGGAATTGATATTGAAGACATTTCTAGGTTCAAAAAAATCCCGTTTGATAGGAATAAATCTTTTTACAATAAAATTTTTACAAATAAAGAAATAGAATACTGTAAAAAGAAATCAAATCCTTCTCAACATTTTGCTGTCAGATTTTGTGCAAAAGAAGCTTTTATTAAAGCAATTAATGAAAAAATAAATGATTATAAATTAATTGAAGTTTTGATTAAAGGGAACAAACCATTTATCAAATGGAAAAATGTGAATTCATCATTGTCTCTTAGTCATGATAAAGACAAAGCTATTGCTTGTGTTTTAATTGAAAAAAATTAA
- a CDS encoding FkbH-like protein, which translates to MTKKKCKGLLVSDFNIQNLAGYLKGENDSLIIDVEVAPYDQVIQTLMQYNNSTENKKDMIIVWTQPESIITSFKEIIEFEKASLKKIIKEVDDYSSILIEASKKTKTMFVPLWIVPSYNRGHGMIDIKNEFGISNVLRHMNMRLIENLKNNSNIFILDSQRWISLVGKQAFSSKLYYMGKIPFNNDVFKEASKDIKSALDGINGFARKLIVVDLDDTLWGGIVGDVGWENLKLGGHDPHGESFVDFQNALKSFSKRGIILGIVSKNEENIAIEAIKKHPEMVLKLDDFAGWKINWQDKAKNIMELTSELNLGLQSVVFIDDNPVERARVREALPDVFVPEWPEDKMLYKSFLLNLRCFDAPLLSEEDVKRTKMYVAERKRENMKESFISIDKWLKSIDMRISVNELSKENIQRTTQLINKTNQMNLTTRRMTESELSDWVKQENNKLLTFSVSDKFGDSGLTGIISIEIEKDVGKIVDFVLSCRVLGRKVEETMLHQLIKYAKDMGLKEIKAKYIPTEKNKPCLGFWKKSGFDYNEKKNTFKWKIDKDFPLPNCIKIV; encoded by the coding sequence ATGACTAAGAAAAAATGTAAGGGTTTGCTTGTATCAGATTTTAATATACAAAATCTAGCAGGATATCTTAAAGGAGAAAATGATTCATTAATAATTGATGTAGAGGTTGCTCCTTATGATCAAGTTATACAAACTTTAATGCAATACAATAATTCAACAGAAAACAAAAAAGATATGATAATAGTATGGACCCAGCCAGAAAGTATCATTACGTCTTTTAAAGAAATTATTGAGTTTGAAAAGGCTTCTTTAAAAAAAATCATTAAAGAAGTTGATGATTATTCTTCTATTTTAATAGAAGCCAGTAAAAAAACAAAAACAATGTTTGTTCCTTTGTGGATTGTTCCTTCTTATAATAGGGGGCATGGTATGATTGATATAAAAAATGAGTTTGGTATATCAAATGTATTGAGGCATATGAATATGAGGCTTATTGAAAATTTAAAAAACAATTCAAATATATTTATTTTAGATAGTCAAAGATGGATAAGTCTTGTGGGAAAGCAAGCATTTAGTTCTAAATTATATTATATGGGTAAAATACCTTTTAATAATGATGTTTTCAAGGAAGCATCAAAAGATATAAAATCTGCTCTTGATGGGATAAATGGATTTGCAAGAAAATTAATAGTTGTTGACTTGGATGATACTTTATGGGGAGGCATAGTGGGTGATGTTGGATGGGAAAATCTTAAATTAGGTGGTCATGATCCTCATGGAGAATCCTTTGTTGATTTCCAAAATGCTTTGAAATCTTTTTCAAAAAGAGGTATAATTCTTGGTATTGTAAGTAAAAACGAAGAAAATATAGCTATTGAAGCTATAAAAAAACATCCAGAGATGGTTTTAAAATTAGATGATTTTGCTGGTTGGAAGATAAATTGGCAAGATAAAGCAAAAAATATTATGGAATTAACTTCTGAACTGAATTTAGGACTTCAATCAGTCGTTTTTATTGATGATAATCCTGTAGAACGAGCTCGTGTTAGAGAGGCTCTTCCTGATGTGTTTGTTCCTGAATGGCCTGAAGACAAGATGTTGTACAAAAGCTTTCTGCTCAATCTTCGTTGTTTTGATGCTCCTCTCTTAAGTGAAGAAGATGTTAAAAGAACAAAAATGTATGTTGCAGAAAGAAAAAGAGAAAACATGAAAGAATCTTTTATATCAATTGATAAATGGCTAAAAAGTATAGATATGCGTATTTCTGTAAATGAGCTAAGTAAAGAAAATATTCAGAGAACTACTCAACTTATTAACAAAACTAATCAAATGAATCTCACTACAAGGAGAATGACCGAATCAGAACTTTCAGATTGGGTAAAACAAGAAAACAACAAACTTTTGACATTTAGTGTATCTGATAAATTTGGTGATTCTGGATTAACAGGTATAATAAGCATTGAAATTGAAAAGGATGTTGGAAAAATAGTAGATTTTGTACTAAGTTGCAGAGTTCTTGGGAGAAAAGTAGAAGAAACTATGTTACATCAATTAATTAAATATGCAAAAGATATGGGTTTAAAAGAAATCAAAGCAAAATACATCCCTACAGAAAAAAATAAACCTTGTTTAGGTTTTTGGAAGAAATCTGGATTTGATTATAATGAAAAAAAGAACACATTTAAATGGAAAATAGATAAAGATTTTCCTTTACCAAATTGTATAAAAATTGTATAA
- a CDS encoding aminoglycoside phosphotransferase produces MVKDPKLYESNGKLIYRSDFVRALKKLGIKKGDVVFVHSSLGVFGKPPSFERSWILENLIDVLKESVGKEGTLIVPTFSYSFCKGEVYDKDKTLSTIGILPEFFRNLPDVVRTNHPIFSVGIWGKNKDYYLDISKDSFGKNSIFGKLHKNNAKLILFGAPFESSTFNYYVEQSYGIPYRYMKTFKGKIRKKGIEYEDKCTYFVKYLNKNVVADKKRFENHLRKKGLINDVKVGNGNILMVELKKWYEEGFKVLNKDIFFFLKEKPNLKNIKIIK; encoded by the coding sequence ATGGTCAAAGATCCAAAATTATATGAATCAAATGGAAAATTAATTTATCGTTCTGATTTTGTCAGAGCATTAAAGAAATTAGGTATTAAAAAAGGGGATGTTGTTTTTGTTCATTCCAGTCTTGGTGTATTTGGAAAACCACCTTCATTTGAGAGGAGTTGGATTTTAGAAAATTTAATTGATGTATTAAAAGAAAGTGTAGGTAAAGAAGGCACTTTAATCGTACCGACATTTAGTTATAGTTTCTGCAAAGGAGAAGTTTATGATAAGGATAAAACATTATCAACCATTGGAATATTACCAGAGTTTTTTAGAAATCTGCCAGATGTAGTTAGAACAAACCACCCAATATTTTCTGTTGGAATCTGGGGCAAAAACAAAGATTATTATTTAGATATAAGTAAAGATTCTTTTGGTAAAAATTCTATATTTGGAAAGCTACATAAAAACAACGCAAAACTAATACTTTTTGGTGCACCTTTTGAAAGCTCAACATTTAATTATTATGTTGAACAAAGTTATGGTATTCCATATAGGTATATGAAAACATTTAAGGGCAAAATAAGAAAGAAAGGCATAGAGTATGAAGATAAATGTACTTATTTTGTTAAATACTTAAACAAAAATGTAGTTGCAGATAAAAAAAGATTTGAAAATCATCTAAGGAAAAAAGGTTTAATCAATGATGTTAAAGTTGGTAATGGGAATATATTAATGGTTGAATTAAAAAAATGGTATGAAGAAGGTTTTAAAGTTTTAAATAAAGATATTTTTTTCTTTTTAAAAGAAAAACCTAATTTAAAAAATATTAAGATTATAAAATGA
- a CDS encoding acylneuraminate cytidylyltransferase produces MKIVAIIQARMGSSRLPGKMMKLINNKPIIWHVINNVKTVKSINSIVIATSTEKNNDILIEEVKKYGVDVFVGSENDVLDRYYQAAKTFKADVIVRITADCPLIDSEVVERVIEVFKENKCDYASNTLPPSYPDGLDVEVFSFDTLEKTWKEAKQESEREHVTSYMKVGKNESKFKKINIKNKEDLSHIRLTLDYEEDFNLIKEIIERINKNQIHLSDILELIKKDPRLLNINNKFERNNGEKR; encoded by the coding sequence ATGAAAATAGTAGCAATAATACAAGCAAGGATGGGTTCATCGCGGCTTCCTGGAAAAATGATGAAGTTAATAAATAACAAACCCATCATCTGGCATGTAATAAATAATGTTAAAACTGTAAAATCTATTAATAGTATTGTTATAGCAACCAGTACTGAAAAGAATAATGATATTTTGATTGAAGAAGTTAAAAAATATGGAGTTGATGTTTTTGTAGGAAGTGAAAATGATGTTTTAGATAGATATTACCAAGCTGCAAAAACGTTTAAAGCAGATGTCATTGTAAGAATAACTGCTGATTGCCCCTTAATTGATTCTGAAGTTGTTGAAAGAGTCATAGAGGTATTTAAAGAAAATAAATGCGATTATGCCTCAAATACTCTTCCTCCTTCTTATCCTGATGGTCTTGATGTAGAGGTATTTTCTTTTGATACATTAGAAAAAACATGGAAAGAAGCAAAACAAGAATCAGAAAGAGAACATGTAACATCTTATATGAAGGTAGGGAAAAATGAAAGCAAATTCAAAAAAATTAACATAAAAAACAAAGAGGATTTATCACATATCAGACTAACTCTAGATTACGAAGAAGATTTTAATTTAATAAAAGAAATAATTGAGAGAATAAATAAAAACCAAATACATCTAAGTGATATTTTAGAATTAATTAAAAAAGATCCAAGATTATTAAACATAAATAATAAATTTGAAAGAAACAATGGTGAAAAAAGATAA
- the rfbB gene encoding dTDP-glucose 4,6-dehydratase, whose amino-acid sequence MVYTKKIFITGGCGFIGSNFIKLLLNETEYQIINYDMLTYAGNLNNLKEDEKNPKYFFIKGDICDKERVLKSLEGCDVLINFAAESHVDRSIKNASNFITTNILGTSILLDAAKELGIKKFIQISTDEVYGSLTKEDSSSKEEDILKPSSPYSSSKASAELLALSYYKTHKLPVIITRSSNNYGLYQYPEKLIPLFIINLINNKKVSLMGKGENIRDWIHVEDNCRGILNIIEKGKVGEIYNIGGENEKTNMEITKCILDEFNKDESWIKEIPHRLGHDFRYSLDCSKIKQLGWKPKYTFQEGMKKTIKWYRENPSWWKKLMEESK is encoded by the coding sequence ATGGTCTATACAAAAAAAATATTTATAACTGGTGGTTGTGGGTTCATTGGATCTAATTTTATTAAACTTTTATTAAATGAAACAGAATATCAAATTATTAATTATGATATGTTAACATATGCAGGCAACTTAAATAATTTAAAGGAGGATGAAAAAAATCCAAAATATTTTTTTATAAAAGGGGATATATGTGATAAAGAACGGGTCTTAAAAAGTTTAGAAGGGTGCGATGTTCTTATCAATTTTGCTGCTGAAAGTCATGTAGATAGGTCTATAAAAAATGCGAGCAATTTTATTACCACAAATATTTTAGGAACATCGATACTTCTTGATGCTGCAAAAGAATTAGGAATAAAAAAATTCATTCAAATTAGTACAGATGAAGTGTATGGTTCATTGACGAAAGAGGATTCTTCAAGTAAAGAAGAGGACATACTTAAACCAAGTAGCCCTTATTCAAGTTCAAAAGCATCTGCTGAATTGCTCGCTTTATCATATTACAAAACCCACAAGTTACCAGTGATAATCACAAGGAGCTCAAATAATTATGGACTTTATCAATATCCAGAAAAATTAATCCCTTTATTTATAATCAATCTTATCAACAATAAGAAAGTTTCTTTAATGGGAAAAGGAGAGAATATACGAGACTGGATTCATGTAGAAGATAATTGTCGAGGAATACTTAATATAATTGAAAAAGGGAAAGTTGGTGAAATTTATAATATTGGTGGCGAAAATGAAAAAACAAATATGGAAATAACAAAATGTATTCTAGATGAATTTAATAAAGATGAATCTTGGATAAAAGAAATACCACACAGATTAGGACACGATTTTAGATATTCTTTAGATTGCAGCAAAATAAAACAATTGGGATGGAAACCAAAATATACATTTCAGGAAGGTATGAAAAAAACAATAAAATGGTATAGAGAAAATCCTTCTTGGTGGAAAAAATTAATGGAGGAATCGAAATGA
- a CDS encoding spore coat protein: MKGVILAGGNGSRLFPLTKTTNKHLLPIYNKQMILYPLETLKKSGITNVLIISGPGHAGQFLELLGSGYDEGLDIKYAIQEKALGIAHAIWVAARDFAKGEEIVVILGDNILEESIEEDIKSFKGGAKIFLKKVKNPKEFGVAEIEDGRIKSIEEKPKNPKSDLAVVGVYIYDKHVYEYSEKLAPSERNEVEVTDLNNVYLEKGQLDFKELKGNWLDAGTIEGLFEASEIERGYKKNGNKQK, translated from the coding sequence ATGAAAGGAGTAATTTTAGCAGGAGGAAATGGATCTAGGTTATTTCCTCTAACGAAAACAACAAATAAGCATCTTTTACCAATCTACAATAAACAGATGATTCTATATCCTTTAGAGACTCTGAAAAAATCAGGTATAACTAATGTTTTGATTATAAGTGGTCCAGGACACGCAGGTCAATTTCTTGAATTATTAGGTTCTGGTTATGATGAGGGTCTTGATATAAAATATGCTATACAAGAAAAAGCACTAGGAATTGCCCACGCAATATGGGTTGCTGCAAGGGATTTTGCAAAAGGAGAAGAAATAGTGGTGATATTAGGGGACAATATCTTAGAAGAAAGTATAGAAGAGGATATTAAATCTTTTAAAGGAGGAGCCAAGATTTTTCTAAAGAAAGTTAAGAACCCAAAAGAGTTCGGGGTTGCTGAAATTGAAGATGGGCGTATAAAAAGTATTGAAGAAAAACCCAAGAATCCGAAAAGCGATCTTGCTGTTGTTGGTGTATATATCTATGATAAACACGTCTATGAATATTCAGAAAAGTTAGCACCTTCTGAAAGAAATGAAGTAGAGGTAACTGATTTAAATAATGTATATTTAGAAAAAGGGCAATTGGATTTTAAAGAATTAAAAGGCAATTGGTTAGATGCAGGAACAATAGAAGGTTTATTTGAAGCTTCTGAAATCGAAAGAGGTTATAAAAAAAATGGTAATAAACAAAAATAA
- a CDS encoding short-chain dehydrogenase: MVINKNKSTTKKVVIITGGAGQLGSSICCHFDELNNKVFMADLDENICKKRISKLGLKNTFPLELDVTNIKSIESAFKKIINKFGRIDILVNNAGISAFTSFEKRTFEEFDKVMKVNLYGTFFCSQRALYYMEKQKKGCIVNIGSVYGVKSPDPRIYGNSGRNSPEVYGASKAGVIQMTRYLAVHVKCKKIRINCVSPGGIFNNQDKKFVKNYINKTPMKKMANEDEIAKTIVFLCSDNSSYITGQNIIADGGFTIW; encoded by the coding sequence ATGGTAATAAACAAAAATAAATCCACAACTAAGAAAGTAGTTATTATAACAGGAGGGGCTGGGCAGCTCGGTTCTTCCATATGTTGTCATTTTGATGAATTAAATAATAAAGTTTTTATGGCAGATTTAGATGAGAATATATGTAAAAAAAGAATATCTAAGTTAGGTTTAAAAAACACTTTCCCTCTTGAATTAGATGTTACAAACATAAAATCTATAGAATCTGCATTTAAAAAAATAATTAATAAATTTGGAAGAATTGATATACTAGTAAATAACGCAGGAATATCTGCTTTTACTTCTTTTGAAAAAAGAACTTTTGAAGAATTTGATAAAGTTATGAAAGTTAATCTTTATGGTACTTTTTTTTGTTCTCAAAGAGCATTATATTATATGGAAAAACAAAAAAAAGGTTGTATTGTTAACATAGGTTCTGTTTATGGTGTAAAAAGTCCAGATCCAAGGATTTATGGAAATTCTGGTAGAAACAGTCCTGAAGTGTATGGAGCTAGTAAAGCAGGAGTCATACAAATGACAAGATATCTTGCAGTACATGTAAAATGTAAAAAAATAAGAATAAATTGTGTTAGTCCTGGTGGAATTTTCAACAATCAAGATAAAAAATTTGTTAAGAATTATATCAACAAAACACCAATGAAGAAAATGGCGAATGAAGATGAAATTGCTAAAACAATTGTTTTTCTTTGTTCTGATAACTCTTCATATATAACTGGACAAAATATAATTGCAGACGGGGGATTTACAATATGGTAA